Proteins co-encoded in one Diaminobutyricimonas sp. LJ205 genomic window:
- a CDS encoding DUF3039 domain-containing protein, translated as MSSTDHSGGGTDVLDRELEKLLNDEQLDDGDHDRFSHYVPKNKIVESAITGKPVRALCGKKWTPGRDPEKFPVCPTCKAIYEKLKE; from the coding sequence ATGAGCAGCACAGACCACAGTGGCGGCGGAACCGACGTCCTCGACCGCGAACTCGAGAAGCTACTGAATGACGAGCAGCTCGACGACGGTGATCACGACCGGTTCTCGCACTACGTGCCGAAGAACAAGATCGTCGAATCTGCCATCACCGGCAAACCGGTCCGAGCCCTGTGTGGCAAGAAGTGGACGCCCGGCCGAGACCCCGAGAAGTTCCCGGTCTGCCCAACGTGCAAGGCGATCTACGAGAAGCTCAAGGAGTAA
- a CDS encoding 3-isopropylmalate dehydrogenase, giving the protein MPRTLDLAVIAGDGIGPEVITEALKVLHAAVGDEVEVQTTSYPFGAGHFLETGEILDDSSLDALKQHDAILLGAVGGDPRDARLAGGIIERGLLLKLRFALDHYVNLRPTELYPSVTSPLAAPGDVDFVVVREGTEGPYVGNGGAIRIGTPHEVANEVSVNTAYGVERVVRFAFETANSRPAKKLTLVHKTNVLVHAGGLWQRTVDRISPEYPDVAVDYLHIDAVTIFLVTNPGRFDTIVTDNLFGDIITDLAGAISGGIGLAASGNLNPDGAFPSMFEPVHGSAPDIAGQQKADPTAAILSAALLLTHQGLPDAAARVRTAVTADLASRAGRTRTTAEIGDAIAAAARQN; this is encoded by the coding sequence ATGCCTCGAACCCTTGATCTCGCCGTCATCGCCGGCGACGGAATCGGTCCAGAAGTCATCACTGAAGCACTGAAGGTGCTGCACGCGGCAGTTGGTGATGAAGTCGAGGTTCAGACGACGTCGTACCCCTTTGGCGCGGGGCACTTCCTGGAGACCGGCGAGATTCTCGACGACTCCAGCCTCGACGCGCTCAAGCAGCACGACGCCATCCTGCTCGGCGCCGTCGGCGGCGACCCGCGGGACGCGCGCCTGGCCGGCGGAATCATTGAGCGAGGGCTGCTGCTGAAACTGCGCTTCGCGCTCGACCACTACGTCAACCTGCGGCCGACCGAGCTGTACCCGAGCGTTACCTCCCCGCTCGCGGCGCCGGGGGACGTCGACTTCGTCGTGGTGCGTGAGGGCACCGAAGGTCCTTATGTCGGCAATGGCGGCGCCATCCGGATCGGTACCCCACACGAAGTCGCGAACGAGGTAAGCGTGAACACCGCCTACGGTGTCGAGCGGGTCGTGCGCTTCGCGTTCGAAACCGCGAACTCGCGCCCCGCGAAGAAGCTCACCCTGGTGCACAAGACCAACGTGCTCGTGCACGCCGGCGGTCTATGGCAGCGCACGGTCGACCGGATCAGCCCCGAATACCCGGATGTCGCGGTCGACTACCTGCACATCGACGCGGTCACGATTTTCCTCGTCACAAACCCGGGTAGATTTGACACCATCGTCACGGACAATCTCTTCGGCGACATCATCACCGATCTGGCCGGCGCGATCAGCGGCGGCATCGGATTGGCAGCCTCAGGCAACCTCAACCCAGATGGCGCCTTTCCCAGCATGTTCGAGCCGGTTCACGGTTCCGCGCCCGACATTGCAGGCCAGCAGAAGGCCGACCCGACCGCGGCGATCCTGTCCGCAGCCCTGCTGCTCACGCATCAGGGTTTGCCGGATGCCGCCGCCAGGGTACGCACGGCGGTGACGGCCGACCTGGCCTCACGCGCAGGCCGTACCCGCACGACGGCAGAGATCGGCGATGCGATCGCCGCAGCCGCCCGGCAGAATTAG
- a CDS encoding mannitol-1-phosphate 5-dehydrogenase, whose amino-acid sequence MAKTAVHFGAGNIGRGFVAQFLHASGYEVVFVDVNEELIRALQAQPSYTVHEMGAGATESVVDGYRAINSRTHEADVIAEIAAADIVTTAVGPRVLPFVAPLIARGIAGRTAPEPLTVIACENAVNASSTLAAEVHRVNPDASAAFANCAIDRIVPEQPGGLDVTLEAFSEWVVDRTPFPGNPPELHGVIWVDDLTPYIERKLFTVNTGHAAAAYHGTIAGIVTIREALATPAVAEEVRAVLAETKALLVDKHGFSADEQQAYIDKTIQRVANPHLPDTCERVGRNPLRKLSRYERFIGPAAQLAERGHETSALMRAVGAALQFHSPDDAESIELRELLASNRTAAELAVEITGLDPEHRLFPAVVTAFEERAGG is encoded by the coding sequence ATGGCCAAGACGGCGGTCCACTTCGGTGCGGGAAACATCGGCCGAGGGTTCGTCGCCCAGTTCCTGCACGCCTCCGGCTACGAGGTGGTCTTCGTCGATGTCAACGAAGAGCTGATCCGGGCCCTGCAGGCACAGCCCAGCTACACCGTGCACGAGATGGGCGCCGGCGCCACCGAGAGCGTCGTCGACGGCTACCGGGCGATCAACAGCCGCACGCATGAGGCCGACGTCATCGCCGAGATCGCCGCGGCTGACATCGTCACGACCGCGGTCGGCCCCCGGGTTCTGCCGTTCGTTGCGCCGTTGATCGCGCGGGGGATCGCCGGCCGCACGGCGCCAGAACCGCTCACCGTGATCGCGTGCGAAAACGCCGTCAACGCGAGCAGCACGCTCGCGGCGGAGGTGCATCGCGTCAACCCGGATGCGTCGGCCGCGTTCGCGAACTGCGCCATCGACCGGATCGTGCCCGAGCAACCCGGGGGACTGGATGTCACCCTTGAAGCCTTCTCGGAATGGGTCGTCGACCGCACCCCGTTTCCGGGTAACCCGCCCGAGCTGCATGGGGTGATCTGGGTCGATGACCTCACCCCATACATCGAACGCAAGTTGTTCACCGTGAACACCGGTCACGCCGCTGCCGCCTACCACGGCACGATCGCGGGCATCGTGACCATCCGCGAGGCCCTTGCCACCCCCGCCGTGGCCGAGGAGGTGCGCGCGGTGCTCGCCGAGACCAAGGCGCTGCTGGTGGACAAGCACGGGTTCTCCGCGGACGAGCAGCAGGCGTACATCGACAAGACCATCCAGCGCGTCGCGAATCCACACCTGCCCGACACCTGCGAACGCGTGGGTCGCAACCCCCTGCGCAAGCTCAGCCGCTACGAGCGATTCATCGGGCCGGCTGCGCAACTGGCGGAACGCGGCCACGAGACATCCGCTCTGATGCGCGCGGTAGGGGCTGCGCTGCAGTTCCATTCTCCGGACGACGCCGAGAGCATCGAACTGCGGGAGTTGCTCGCGAGCAACCGCACCGCCGCGGAGCTCGCTGTGGAGATCACCGGGCTGGATCCGGAGCATCGGCTGTTCCCCGCCGTCGTGACCGCATTCGAAGAGCGCGCCGGCGGCTAA
- the serA gene encoding phosphoglycerate dehydrogenase has protein sequence MAKPIVLIAEELSPATVEALGPDFDIRSVDGTDRPALLSALEDADAILIRSATKVDAEAIAAAKQLKVVARAGVGLDNVDVKTATAAGVMVVNAPTSNVVSAAELAITHLLSLARFVPDANTSLKAGEWKRSKFTGVELYEKTIGVVGLGRIGTLVAQRLAGFGANLIAYDPYVTPARAQQLGVTLVTLDELMEQTDFITIHIPKTPETTGLIGAEQFAKAKTTLRIVNASRGGIIDEDALYAALKSNRIAGAGLDVFVNEPPVGSPLLELDNIILTPHLGASTDEAQEKAGVSVAKSVRLALGGELVPDAVNVAGGVIDQSVRPGIPLMEKLGQVFSGLVDSPLISVDVEVRGEITEFDVSVLKLAALKGIFLNIVSEQVSYVNAPLLAEQRGIEVRLITETTSEEYRNLLTIRGALSDGSQVSVSGTLVGTKQFEKIVEINGYDVEVPMAEHLIVMLYADRPGIVAIYGKEFGEANINIAGMQIARQEPGGKALSVLIVDSPVPDSLLEKLSVAIEADLLREIDIVG, from the coding sequence GTGGCAAAGCCGATCGTGCTGATCGCAGAAGAACTCTCGCCCGCTACTGTCGAGGCTCTCGGCCCCGATTTCGACATCCGTTCCGTGGACGGGACCGACCGGCCGGCGCTGCTGTCCGCGCTGGAGGACGCTGACGCGATCCTCATCCGCTCGGCCACCAAGGTCGACGCCGAGGCCATCGCCGCGGCGAAGCAGCTGAAGGTCGTCGCCCGCGCCGGAGTCGGCCTCGACAACGTTGACGTGAAGACCGCGACCGCAGCCGGCGTCATGGTTGTGAACGCGCCGACCTCGAACGTCGTCAGCGCCGCGGAACTCGCCATCACTCACCTGCTCTCGCTGGCCCGGTTCGTTCCCGACGCGAACACGTCGCTGAAGGCAGGGGAGTGGAAGCGCTCGAAGTTCACCGGCGTCGAGCTGTACGAGAAGACCATCGGCGTCGTCGGCCTCGGCCGGATCGGCACCCTCGTCGCCCAGCGGCTGGCCGGATTCGGCGCCAACCTGATCGCGTACGACCCCTACGTCACGCCCGCCCGCGCGCAGCAGCTGGGAGTGACCTTGGTCACGCTCGACGAGCTCATGGAGCAGACCGACTTCATCACCATTCACATCCCCAAGACGCCGGAGACCACCGGGCTGATCGGTGCCGAGCAGTTCGCGAAGGCGAAAACCACCCTGCGCATCGTGAATGCCAGCCGTGGCGGCATCATCGACGAGGACGCGCTGTACGCGGCGCTGAAGTCGAACCGTATCGCCGGTGCCGGTCTCGACGTGTTCGTCAACGAGCCGCCGGTCGGTTCGCCGCTGCTCGAGCTCGACAACATCATCCTCACGCCCCACCTGGGCGCCTCGACCGATGAGGCACAGGAGAAGGCCGGCGTCTCCGTCGCCAAGTCGGTGCGGCTGGCGCTCGGCGGCGAACTCGTTCCCGACGCGGTGAACGTCGCCGGTGGCGTGATCGACCAGTCGGTGCGTCCCGGCATCCCGCTCATGGAGAAGCTCGGCCAGGTCTTCAGCGGCCTCGTCGACAGCCCGCTCATCAGCGTCGACGTCGAGGTGCGCGGCGAGATCACCGAGTTCGACGTGAGTGTCCTGAAGCTCGCCGCGCTCAAGGGCATCTTCCTGAACATCGTCAGCGAACAGGTCAGCTACGTGAATGCTCCGCTGCTGGCCGAGCAGCGCGGCATCGAGGTGCGCCTGATCACCGAGACCACGAGCGAGGAGTACCGCAACCTGCTCACCATCCGCGGTGCGCTGAGCGACGGCTCGCAGGTCTCGGTCTCGGGCACCCTGGTCGGAACCAAGCAGTTCGAGAAGATCGTCGAGATCAACGGCTACGACGTCGAGGTGCCGATGGCCGAGCACCTCATCGTCATGCTCTACGCCGACCGTCCGGGGATCGTCGCGATCTACGGCAAGGAGTTCGGTGAGGCGAACATCAACATCGCCGGCATGCAGATCGCCCGCCAGGAGCCCGGCGGAAAGGCACTGAGCGTGCTGATCGTCGACTCGCCGGTGCCGGACAGCCTGCTCGAAAAGCTCAGCGTCGCGATCGAGGCTGACCTGCTGCGCGAGATCGACATCGTCGGCTGA
- a CDS encoding branched-chain amino acid aminotransferase, whose amino-acid sequence MNAPTASVTELEFAVTKNLVAKSRAERDEILADPGFGTHFTDHMVDICWSVKGGWHRPRVQPYGPISLDPAAAVLHYGQEIFEGMKAYRHEDGSIWTFRPEANARRMNRSARRLALPELPVEYFIDAIKQLIKVDGAWVPSAPETSLYLRPFMFAKEAFLGVRPANKVAFYVIGSPAGSYFHGGVAPVSIWLSTEYARAGKGGTGAAKTGGNYAASLLPQAEAYEQGCAQVLFLDAAEGKHIEELGGMNVVLVYKDGTLVTPESESILEGITRDSILQLAEDRGHKVERRRVTIDEWREGVTSGDIVEIFACGTAAVVTPIAQLKSKDFTVGDENTPAGELAMSLRQELTDIQYGRAEDRHGWLTRLDA is encoded by the coding sequence ATGAACGCCCCCACCGCATCCGTTACTGAACTCGAATTCGCGGTGACGAAGAACCTCGTCGCCAAGAGCCGCGCTGAGCGCGATGAAATCCTCGCCGACCCGGGATTCGGAACTCACTTCACCGACCATATGGTCGACATCTGCTGGTCGGTGAAGGGCGGATGGCACCGCCCCCGGGTGCAGCCGTATGGCCCGATCTCACTTGACCCGGCGGCGGCGGTGCTGCACTACGGTCAGGAGATATTCGAGGGCATGAAGGCCTACCGTCACGAAGACGGCTCGATCTGGACGTTCCGCCCCGAGGCGAACGCACGCCGGATGAACCGCTCCGCGCGCCGCCTCGCGCTGCCCGAACTTCCGGTGGAGTACTTCATCGATGCGATCAAGCAGCTGATCAAGGTGGATGGCGCCTGGGTGCCCTCCGCACCGGAGACCAGCCTGTACCTGCGGCCGTTCATGTTCGCCAAGGAGGCGTTCCTGGGGGTTCGTCCGGCGAACAAGGTCGCCTTCTACGTGATCGGAAGCCCGGCCGGGTCATACTTCCACGGCGGCGTCGCGCCGGTGTCGATCTGGCTGTCCACCGAATATGCGCGCGCAGGCAAGGGCGGCACCGGCGCCGCGAAGACCGGCGGCAACTACGCGGCATCCTTGCTGCCCCAGGCCGAGGCGTACGAGCAGGGCTGCGCGCAGGTGCTGTTCCTGGATGCCGCCGAGGGCAAGCACATCGAGGAACTCGGCGGGATGAACGTCGTGCTCGTCTACAAGGACGGCACACTGGTGACCCCCGAATCCGAGAGCATCCTCGAGGGAATCACTCGCGACTCGATCCTGCAGCTCGCCGAGGATCGCGGGCACAAGGTGGAGCGCCGCCGGGTCACCATCGACGAGTGGCGTGAGGGCGTGACATCCGGTGACATCGTCGAGATCTTCGCGTGCGGGACGGCCGCGGTGGTCACCCCCATCGCGCAGCTGAAGTCGAAGGACTTCACCGTCGGTGACGAGAACACCCCGGCCGGGGAGCTCGCCATGTCGCTGCGTCAGGAACTCACCGACATCCAGTACGGCCGCGCCGAAGATCGGCACGGCTGGCTCACCCGGCTCGACGCCTGA
- a CDS encoding PadR family transcriptional regulator codes for MTADVGAQLRKGVVEYCVLGLLAREPMYGWQLSETLTAHGMIASIGTLYPVLGRLREKGLVSSFDEASDAGPVRKYYRLTDDGTRQLKVFRQQWQPFTHTVSDLVGGTDD; via the coding sequence ATGACAGCGGATGTCGGCGCCCAACTGCGCAAGGGAGTGGTCGAGTACTGCGTGCTCGGCCTGCTCGCGCGAGAGCCGATGTACGGCTGGCAGCTGTCCGAAACGCTCACCGCCCACGGCATGATCGCCAGCATCGGTACGCTCTACCCGGTGCTCGGGCGCCTGCGCGAGAAGGGGCTGGTCAGCTCCTTCGACGAAGCGTCAGATGCCGGACCGGTGCGCAAGTACTACCGGCTGACCGACGACGGCACCCGACAGCTCAAAGTCTTCCGGCAACAGTGGCAGCCGTTCACGCACACCGTCAGCGATCTGGTCGGAGGGACCGATGACTGA
- a CDS encoding DUF6458 family protein, whose amino-acid sequence MSIGFGVFLFVVGAILAFAVNVTLDWIALSTVGWILMAAGVITVIIGVVLMARRRQSVSTTRSAVDPASGEQVTRRENLSDPL is encoded by the coding sequence ATGAGCATCGGATTCGGAGTATTCCTATTCGTCGTCGGCGCCATCCTTGCATTCGCCGTGAACGTAACCCTCGACTGGATCGCCCTGTCAACGGTCGGCTGGATTCTGATGGCCGCCGGTGTAATTACGGTGATCATCGGCGTCGTTCTGATGGCCCGTCGCCGCCAGTCCGTCAGCACCACCCGGTCGGCTGTCGACCCCGCCAGTGGCGAGCAGGTCACCCGCCGGGAGAACCTGAGCGACCCGCTTTAG
- a CDS encoding TetR/AcrR family transcriptional regulator produces MTDALQLPHELRVAWGLDAAATRGPKPGLSLERILRAGIELADEQGLAAISMASVAKRLGFTSMSLYRYVESKDELLRLMADAAIELPPAPGPDAGWRASLAAWAEAITAYCATHPWVMELPITGAPLLPNNLAAMDRGLAALEGTPLEPDEKIATILLVNGYAKNEAMLLTQLAQGREQSGLTPDEAGQQYEAALGLLITPERFPSLAKLAASGVFSEPSGGVDFPPEMSRFGLERILDGIAAHMETRGSSSPRSL; encoded by the coding sequence ATGACCGACGCGCTGCAACTCCCCCATGAACTTCGCGTTGCCTGGGGGCTGGATGCTGCTGCCACTCGGGGCCCGAAACCGGGTCTCAGCCTTGAGCGGATCCTGCGTGCGGGCATCGAACTGGCGGACGAGCAGGGACTTGCCGCGATCTCAATGGCCAGCGTTGCCAAGCGGCTCGGATTCACCTCGATGTCGCTGTATCGCTATGTCGAATCCAAGGACGAGCTGTTGCGATTGATGGCGGATGCCGCGATCGAACTTCCACCGGCACCCGGCCCCGACGCCGGATGGCGAGCCAGCCTCGCCGCCTGGGCCGAGGCGATCACCGCCTACTGTGCGACGCACCCGTGGGTGATGGAGCTGCCGATCACCGGCGCGCCGCTGCTGCCGAACAACCTCGCGGCGATGGATCGGGGACTGGCGGCGCTGGAGGGCACTCCCCTTGAGCCCGACGAGAAGATCGCGACGATCCTGCTGGTGAACGGCTATGCGAAAAACGAGGCGATGCTGCTGACACAGCTCGCGCAGGGACGCGAGCAGAGCGGCCTGACCCCGGACGAGGCCGGGCAGCAGTACGAAGCCGCGCTCGGCCTGCTCATCACCCCCGAGCGTTTTCCCTCGCTGGCGAAGCTGGCGGCATCCGGCGTCTTCAGTGAGCCCAGCGGCGGTGTCGACTTCCCGCCCGAGATGAGCCGTTTCGGCCTGGAACGCATCCTCGACGGGATCGCGGCGCACATGGAAACCCGTGGATCGAGCTCGCCGAGATCTCTCTGA
- a CDS encoding fumarylacetoacetate hydrolase family protein: MKIARFSTDSDPRFGIVDDDELVVLQGDPMFAGYETTGERIPLKDAKLLAPVIPRSKVVCVGLNYAEHRSEMAIDAPTSPLIFLKPNTAIIGPGEAIQIPPVEGRIVHEGELAIVIGKIAKQVKAERALDYVFGYTIANDVSARDQMFADGQWARAKGYDTFCPIGPVIETELDTSDLEITTYVDGEKRRHGRTSDLLHKIPALIEYISDVWTLLPGDLILTGTPAGLGGFVDGQTVDITIEGIGTLSNPARKR; encoded by the coding sequence GTGAAGATTGCAAGATTCAGCACTGATTCGGACCCACGCTTCGGCATCGTTGACGACGATGAACTCGTGGTGCTCCAGGGCGACCCGATGTTCGCCGGCTACGAGACCACCGGGGAGCGCATCCCGCTGAAGGATGCGAAGCTGCTCGCCCCGGTGATCCCACGGTCGAAGGTCGTCTGCGTCGGGCTGAACTACGCCGAGCACCGCTCGGAGATGGCGATTGACGCGCCGACGAGCCCGCTGATCTTCCTCAAGCCGAACACCGCGATCATCGGACCCGGTGAGGCGATCCAGATTCCTCCGGTCGAGGGGCGCATCGTGCACGAGGGCGAGCTCGCCATCGTGATCGGCAAGATCGCCAAGCAGGTGAAGGCCGAGCGGGCGCTGGACTATGTGTTCGGTTACACCATCGCCAACGATGTCTCGGCGCGTGACCAGATGTTCGCCGACGGGCAGTGGGCACGGGCCAAGGGGTACGACACATTCTGCCCGATCGGTCCGGTGATCGAGACCGAACTCGACACGAGCGACCTCGAGATCACCACCTACGTCGACGGCGAGAAGCGGCGGCACGGGCGCACCTCCGACCTGCTGCACAAGATCCCGGCGCTGATCGAGTACATCTCGGATGTCTGGACCCTGCTGCCCGGCGACTTGATTCTCACCGGCACCCCGGCGGGCCTCGGCGGTTTCGTCGACGGTCAGACCGTGGACATCACCATCGAGGGCATCGGCACCCTGTCGAACCCGGCCAGGAAACGCTAG
- a CDS encoding ABC transporter permease — protein MSIAGLAVDSGTMITRSVRHTLRNLDALLISVILPIMLLLIFTFVFGGAISPDGEYLNYVVPGIILICSGYGASMTAISVTKDMTEGIVDRFRTMSMAASAVLTGHVTASVLRNFVSTGLVIGLAVVLGFRPTGGLLEWLGALGVLTLFILAMSWLAAVFGLLAKSVEAASGFSFAILFLPYVSSAFVPVATLPEWLQPIAEHQPITLINESVRGLLFDLPVGDDLLPAVLWCLGVLLVAITASVLLWRRSARR, from the coding sequence ATGAGCATCGCCGGACTCGCCGTGGACAGCGGCACCATGATCACCCGCAGTGTGCGGCACACGCTGCGCAATCTCGACGCCCTGCTGATCAGCGTGATCCTGCCGATCATGCTGCTGCTGATCTTCACCTTTGTGTTCGGCGGCGCGATCAGCCCGGACGGCGAATACCTCAACTACGTGGTGCCCGGCATCATCCTGATCTGCAGTGGCTATGGCGCGTCGATGACCGCGATCTCGGTGACCAAGGACATGACCGAGGGGATCGTCGACCGGTTCCGCACCATGAGCATGGCGGCATCCGCGGTGCTCACCGGCCACGTCACCGCGAGCGTGCTGCGCAACTTCGTCTCGACCGGCCTGGTGATCGGGCTGGCGGTGGTGCTCGGCTTCCGGCCGACCGGCGGCCTGCTCGAATGGCTCGGCGCGCTCGGCGTGCTCACGCTGTTCATCCTCGCGATGTCCTGGCTCGCCGCGGTGTTCGGCCTGCTCGCCAAGAGCGTCGAGGCGGCCTCGGGCTTCAGCTTCGCCATCCTGTTCCTGCCCTACGTGTCGAGCGCGTTCGTGCCGGTCGCGACGCTGCCCGAGTGGCTGCAGCCGATCGCCGAGCACCAGCCGATCACGCTCATCAATGAGAGCGTGCGCGGGCTGCTGTTCGACCTGCCGGTTGGCGACGACCTGCTGCCTGCGGTGCTGTGGTGCCTCGGCGTGCTGCTGGTCGCGATCACCGCCTCCGTGCTGCTGTGGAGGAGGTCCGCGCGCCGGTAG
- a CDS encoding NAD-dependent succinate-semialdehyde dehydrogenase, whose protein sequence is MSTVVITDPRERELLASVPHQLFIGGEWVDSGRGKTIDVVDPATGEVIRTIADASVEDGVRALDAAVAAQEEWAATPPRARGEILRRAFDLVQERKEDFALLMTLEMGKPIAEARGEVAYGSEFLRWFSEEAVRIDGRYGTNPEGTGRMIVSQRPVGPCLLITPWNFPLAMATRKLGPALAAGCTVVIKPATLTPLTTLALVAVLEEVGLPKGVVNVITTTSTSKFSEALMADKRLRKVSFTGSTPVGVSLLKQAADNVLRTSMELGGNAPFIVFDDADLDKAVEGAMIAKFRNIGQACTAANRFIVQEGIADEFAARLAERVKAMKVGRGTELDVAIGPLINDKAVQNTVRLVDDAVRKGATLLAGGKAIDGAGSFFQPTVLDRVAHGMEINFEEIFAPVVSIIRFADEADAVRLANETDFGLVSYVFTEDFQRGQRLIDSIESGMMGLNVGVVSNAAAPFGGVKHSGLGREGGREGIHEYLETKYTLTPNPFG, encoded by the coding sequence ATGTCCACCGTCGTCATCACCGACCCGCGCGAACGCGAACTGCTCGCATCCGTTCCGCACCAGTTGTTCATCGGCGGCGAGTGGGTCGACTCCGGTCGCGGCAAGACCATTGATGTAGTCGACCCGGCCACAGGCGAGGTCATCCGCACGATCGCCGACGCCTCGGTCGAGGACGGCGTGCGCGCGCTGGATGCCGCCGTGGCAGCACAGGAGGAGTGGGCCGCCACACCGCCGCGGGCACGTGGCGAGATCCTCCGCCGCGCGTTCGATCTCGTGCAGGAGCGCAAGGAGGACTTTGCGCTGCTGATGACACTCGAGATGGGCAAGCCGATCGCCGAGGCGCGCGGCGAGGTCGCCTACGGCTCCGAGTTCCTGCGCTGGTTCAGTGAGGAAGCGGTGCGGATCGATGGCCGTTACGGGACGAATCCGGAGGGCACCGGTCGCATGATCGTCAGCCAGCGCCCGGTTGGTCCGTGCCTGCTGATCACCCCGTGGAACTTCCCGCTGGCGATGGCCACCCGCAAGCTCGGACCGGCGCTCGCCGCGGGCTGCACCGTGGTGATCAAGCCGGCCACGCTGACCCCGCTGACCACACTGGCGCTGGTCGCGGTGCTCGAGGAAGTCGGCCTGCCGAAGGGTGTGGTCAATGTGATCACTACCACCTCGACGTCGAAGTTCTCGGAAGCCCTCATGGCCGACAAACGGCTGCGCAAGGTGAGTTTCACCGGGTCCACCCCGGTCGGGGTCTCGCTGCTCAAGCAGGCCGCCGACAATGTGCTGCGCACCTCGATGGAACTCGGCGGTAACGCCCCGTTCATCGTCTTCGACGACGCCGACCTCGACAAGGCCGTTGAGGGCGCGATGATCGCGAAGTTCCGAAACATCGGCCAGGCGTGCACCGCGGCCAACCGCTTCATCGTGCAGGAGGGCATCGCCGATGAGTTCGCCGCACGGCTCGCCGAGCGAGTGAAGGCGATGAAGGTCGGCCGCGGCACGGAGTTGGATGTCGCGATCGGGCCGCTCATCAACGACAAAGCGGTGCAGAACACGGTGCGGTTGGTCGACGACGCCGTGCGCAAGGGGGCGACGCTGCTTGCCGGTGGCAAGGCGATCGATGGCGCGGGCAGCTTCTTCCAGCCGACCGTGCTCGACCGGGTCGCGCACGGCATGGAGATCAACTTCGAGGAGATCTTCGCCCCGGTGGTGTCGATCATCCGGTTCGCCGACGAAGCCGACGCCGTGCGGCTGGCGAACGAGACCGACTTCGGGCTGGTCAGCTACGTGTTCACCGAGGATTTCCAGCGCGGGCAGCGGCTGATCGACAGCATCGAGTCCGGGATGATGGGCCTGAACGTCGGCGTGGTGTCGAACGCGGCAGCGCCGTTCGGTGGGGTCAAGCACTCCGGGCTCGGTCGTGAGGGCGGGCGAGAAGGCATTCACGAGTACCTCGAGACGAAGTACACCCTGACCCCGAACCCCTTCGGCTGA
- a CDS encoding ATP-binding cassette domain-containing protein, whose product MAIIELSGVRKSYGRTEVLAGIDLQVERGTVFALLGPNGAGKTTTVNIMSTLVRPDAGTVRINGHDVTTDAAGVRRSISLTGQYAAIDGLLTARENLVMMGRLNRLSASAARARAAELLSRFDLTDVQNRRVSTFSGGMRRRLDIAISLIAAPPVIFLDEPTTGLDPRSRQDVWETVEQLVGDGITVLLTTQYLEEADRLADRIAVIDRGQVIAEGTAGELKSRVGADQVEVTWLDGTTERLATDGSINQLRGILDQLEARGQDIADIGIRKPTLDDVFLTLTDRRVPAPETELEGALA is encoded by the coding sequence ATGGCAATCATCGAACTGAGCGGGGTGAGAAAGTCGTACGGGCGCACCGAGGTGCTCGCCGGTATCGACCTCCAGGTGGAGCGCGGCACGGTGTTCGCGCTGCTGGGCCCGAACGGCGCAGGCAAGACGACCACAGTGAACATCATGTCGACGCTGGTGCGACCGGATGCCGGCACCGTCCGGATCAACGGGCACGATGTGACCACGGATGCCGCGGGCGTCCGCCGCTCGATCAGCCTGACCGGGCAGTACGCGGCGATCGACGGCCTGCTCACCGCCCGGGAGAACCTGGTCATGATGGGCCGGCTGAACCGGCTGAGCGCAAGTGCCGCGCGCGCCCGGGCTGCCGAGTTGCTCAGCCGCTTCGATCTCACCGACGTGCAGAACCGGCGAGTGTCCACCTTCTCCGGCGGCATGCGGCGCCGGCTGGACATCGCGATCAGCCTGATCGCGGCACCGCCGGTGATCTTCCTCGACGAGCCGACCACGGGCCTTGACCCTCGAAGCCGTCAGGACGTCTGGGAAACGGTCGAGCAACTCGTCGGCGACGGCATCACCGTGCTGCTCACCACCCAGTATCTGGAAGAAGCGGATCGCCTCGCCGACCGCATCGCCGTGATCGATCGGGGTCAGGTGATCGCCGAAGGCACCGCCGGCGAGCTGAAGTCCCGCGTTGGCGCCGACCAGGTCGAAGTCACCTGGCTGGATGGCACCACCGAACGGCTCGCCACGGATGGCAGCATCAACCAACTGCGCGGCATCCTCGACCAACTCGAGGCCCGCGGTCAGGACATCGCCGACATCGGCATTCGTAAGCCGACCCTCGACGACGTCTTCCTCACCCTCACCGACCGCCGCGTTCCGGCGCCCGAGACCGAACTCGAAGGAGCCCTGGCATGA